The following are from one region of the Bacillus methanolicus MGA3 genome:
- a CDS encoding DUF2759 domain-containing protein, whose protein sequence is MGLVIIFGLVALLAAYGTYSTIRNKNFLGLIFAAGTFAVIGWFTIMTAIHHGIPASH, encoded by the coding sequence ATGGGACTTGTTATTATTTTTGGTTTAGTAGCATTGCTTGCTGCTTATGGAACTTATAGCACAATACGAAATAAAAACTTCCTTGGACTCATTTTTGCAGCGGGTACTTTTGCTGTAATTGGCTGGTTTACAATCATGACTGCAATCCACCACGGTATTCCTGCTTCACACTAA
- a CDS encoding YqgQ family protein, with protein MKSIYDIQQLLLKYGTLIYVGDRLADLELMEIELKELYQSQLIETKEFQSALLLLRNEIEREKDKKRKS; from the coding sequence ATGAAATCAATTTATGATATTCAACAGTTGTTATTGAAATACGGCACGCTGATTTATGTTGGGGATAGACTGGCTGATTTAGAACTGATGGAAATCGAATTAAAAGAACTTTACCAATCGCAGCTAATTGAGACAAAAGAGTTCCAATCAGCACTTTTGCTATTAAGAAATGAAATTGAAAGAGAAAAAGACAAAAAGCGAAAAAGCTGA
- a CDS encoding class I SAM-dependent methyltransferase: MFHYLKKLIQSKPEKMISYAQYIAEALYHPEHGYYMREGEKIGRNGDFITTSNISDIYGRAIAKWYRKLVQEYDLPSSVCEIGAGNGRFAMAFLKEWHREHHLPLRYFIVETSPYHLKKQRDLVTNFPNVKQIYNFEEIKPFKGMVFSNELFDALPVHVIERNEGMLYEIMIAVENNELIEKKVPLDNEQILCFIKKNKIVLNENQRIEIPLEMERMLARISNMMEKGLVVTADYGYTTDEWMEPHRRDGSLRGYYKHKMFHDVLKHPGKMDITSHVHFDALKREGEELGLRFLIKQRQDEFLLSIGLLKELEENYDPNPFSETSKRNRAIRSLILPDEMSGSFHIMIQQKNLHIYPNQLFQFNKKSNG, encoded by the coding sequence ATGTTTCATTATCTTAAGAAGCTGATTCAAAGCAAACCTGAAAAAATGATTTCATATGCACAATATATTGCCGAGGCACTTTATCATCCTGAACATGGATATTATATGAGAGAGGGCGAAAAAATTGGCCGAAATGGAGATTTCATTACAACAAGCAATATTTCTGATATATATGGAAGAGCGATTGCTAAATGGTACAGAAAATTGGTTCAAGAATATGATTTGCCCTCATCTGTGTGCGAGATTGGTGCCGGAAACGGCAGATTCGCAATGGCATTTTTGAAAGAATGGCATCGGGAGCATCATTTGCCTCTTCGTTATTTTATTGTAGAAACAAGCCCGTATCATTTAAAAAAGCAAAGAGACCTGGTCACAAATTTTCCAAATGTAAAACAAATATACAACTTTGAGGAAATAAAACCTTTTAAGGGCATGGTATTTTCCAATGAGTTATTCGACGCTCTTCCTGTACACGTAATCGAAAGAAATGAAGGAATGTTATATGAGATAATGATTGCAGTTGAAAACAATGAACTTATAGAAAAAAAGGTACCGCTCGATAATGAACAAATCCTTTGTTTTATCAAAAAAAATAAAATTGTACTGAACGAAAATCAACGAATCGAAATCCCGCTTGAAATGGAACGAATGTTAGCCAGAATTTCAAATATGATGGAAAAAGGCTTAGTCGTAACTGCAGATTATGGGTATACAACCGACGAATGGATGGAGCCGCATAGAAGGGATGGAAGTTTAAGGGGATATTACAAGCATAAGATGTTTCACGATGTGCTCAAACATCCTGGAAAAATGGATATTACTAGCCATGTTCATTTTGATGCTCTTAAAAGAGAAGGAGAGGAATTAGGCTTACGTTTTCTTATAAAACAGAGGCAAGATGAATTTCTGCTTTCGATTGGATTGTTAAAGGAGCTTGAAGAAAACTATGATCCTAACCCTTTCTCCGAAACGAGCAAACGAAACCGTGCAATCCGAAGTCTAATTTTACCGGATGAGATGAGTGGATCCTTCCATATCATGATTCAACAAAAAAATCTTCATATATACCCCAATCAGCTTTTTCAATTCAATAAAAAAAGCAATGGATAA
- a CDS encoding rhomboid family protein gives MSFREDFLFWRLAHFLISNQQYRIIQLSADQKELWLEKLENKQAQIIRMLRYDVDWSNWMQRDIELTALNGERIRKQLGLRHLSVVNVYVTPYPPVDDYQFRIEKPFTIPQTDRTSVMTFLIEKNNTVNVLQNLEHYFSKSLSFDLKDDYSESDIEAVKASALQAAKEHMNAEKAVFNNGKPFFTYVFMILQIAVFLLLELNGGSTNTSTLIRFGAKFNPLINEGEWWRFFTPIFLHIGLLHLLMNTLALYYLGTVVERIYGNVRFMLIYLAAGFAGSLASFVFSPSLSAGASGAIFGCFGALLYFGVIHPRLFFRTMGMNILVVLGINLALGFTLPGIDNAGHIGGLIGGFLAAGVLHFPRKKKILFQGLSLVLAFFIATSLLKYGYKEAAQNVDEQSVLVLAQEYIQSKNYDKAYELLNNYAKENKPSANLYFLLSYTEIKRGNVTDAKEHLQKAIKMKPDFHEAHFNLALIYYHENNIEAARIHAEKAARIKPDQKEYKDLLRKINGSGESAGET, from the coding sequence TTGAGTTTTCGAGAGGATTTTCTTTTTTGGAGGTTGGCACACTTCCTCATATCGAACCAACAGTATAGGATTATTCAATTATCCGCTGATCAAAAGGAGCTTTGGCTTGAAAAACTGGAAAATAAACAAGCTCAGATTATAAGAATGCTGCGATATGATGTTGATTGGAGCAATTGGATGCAGAGGGATATTGAATTGACTGCATTGAACGGTGAAAGAATAAGAAAACAGCTGGGCCTGAGACATCTTTCTGTCGTTAATGTGTATGTAACTCCTTATCCGCCTGTTGACGATTACCAGTTCCGAATTGAAAAACCTTTTACAATTCCGCAAACTGATCGAACAAGTGTTATGACATTCTTAATTGAAAAAAATAATACTGTAAATGTTTTACAAAATCTCGAACACTATTTTAGCAAATCATTATCTTTTGACTTAAAGGACGATTATTCGGAAAGCGATATTGAAGCAGTGAAAGCTTCAGCATTGCAGGCAGCAAAAGAACATATGAATGCTGAAAAAGCCGTTTTTAATAACGGGAAGCCCTTTTTTACATATGTATTTATGATTTTGCAAATTGCTGTTTTCTTGTTATTGGAGTTAAACGGAGGAAGTACAAATACGTCAACGCTTATTCGATTTGGGGCAAAATTTAATCCGTTAATTAATGAAGGAGAATGGTGGCGCTTTTTTACACCTATTTTCCTTCATATTGGACTTCTTCATTTATTGATGAACACGCTCGCTTTATACTACCTTGGCACAGTCGTCGAGAGAATATATGGAAATGTACGATTTATGCTTATATATTTGGCTGCAGGATTTGCAGGTTCGCTTGCTAGTTTTGTGTTCAGCCCAAGCCTATCAGCAGGGGCAAGCGGGGCAATTTTTGGTTGTTTTGGTGCTTTGCTTTATTTTGGGGTCATTCATCCGCGGCTATTTTTCCGGACTATGGGCATGAATATCCTCGTTGTCCTTGGGATTAACTTGGCATTAGGGTTTACACTTCCAGGAATCGATAATGCCGGCCACATTGGCGGTCTAATCGGCGGTTTTTTAGCTGCCGGAGTTCTTCATTTTCCAAGAAAAAAGAAAATCCTTTTTCAAGGATTATCTCTTGTGTTAGCTTTTTTTATTGCCACTAGTTTGTTAAAATATGGATATAAAGAAGCGGCCCAAAACGTCGATGAGCAGTCTGTGCTCGTCCTTGCCCAGGAATACATTCAATCAAAAAATTATGATAAAGCCTATGAGCTGTTAAATAATTATGCTAAAGAAAATAAACCATCGGCAAATCTTTATTTTCTTCTGTCGTATACGGAAATAAAAAGAGGAAATGTCACTGATGCCAAGGAACATTTGCAAAAGGCCATTAAAATGAAACCGGATTTTCATGAAGCTCATTTTAATCTTGCGTTAATTTATTATCATGAAAATAATATAGAAGCAGCTCGTATTCATGCTGAAAAAGCAGCAAGGATAAAACCTGACCAAAAAGAGTATAAAGACCTATTAAGAAAAATTAACGGCTCCGGGGAATCAGCTGGCGAAACATAA
- a CDS encoding MBL fold metallo-hydrolase, whose translation MKWFQLSLGPLQTNCYIVYNQKKNCLIFDPGEEPEKLIKFIKEKDLKPQAIMITHAHFDHIGALDDIRDEFEIPAYIHEKEAKWLIDPALNGSQLFMLGKMVRMKPADHILTSEGKMSVGDFSFNVYETPGHSPGSVSFYFEDAGFVVSGDALFYGSIGRTDLPGGNHEQLLKSIHNKLLTLPEETIILPGHGPETAVGSEMDSNPYLHGF comes from the coding sequence ATGAAATGGTTTCAACTTTCTCTCGGACCTTTGCAAACAAATTGCTATATTGTTTATAATCAGAAAAAAAATTGTTTGATTTTTGATCCGGGAGAAGAACCAGAAAAATTAATTAAGTTTATAAAAGAGAAAGACCTAAAGCCGCAAGCGATTATGATTACTCATGCCCATTTTGATCATATCGGGGCTCTGGATGACATAAGAGATGAATTTGAGATTCCAGCATATATCCACGAAAAAGAAGCGAAGTGGCTAATTGATCCGGCACTCAACGGTTCACAGCTCTTCATGTTAGGAAAGATGGTCAGAATGAAACCGGCAGATCATATTCTAACAAGTGAAGGGAAGATGAGTGTGGGGGATTTTTCCTTTAATGTTTATGAAACTCCGGGGCATTCTCCGGGAAGTGTTTCCTTTTATTTTGAAGATGCGGGATTTGTGGTTTCAGGGGATGCGTTGTTTTATGGCAGTATTGGAAGAACGGATTTGCCAGGAGGAAACCATGAACAATTATTGAAAAGTATTCATAATAAATTGTTAACTCTGCCGGAAGAAACAATTATACTGCCTGGACATGGGCCTGAAACTGCAGTCGGCAGTGAAATGGATTCGAATCCATACTTGCATGGATTTTAA
- a CDS encoding ROK family glucokinase: protein MAEKWIVGVDLGGTTTKLAFITTYGGIVHKWEIPTDKSDNGKKITTNIAKAIDRKLEELDQPKSKLIGIGIGAPGPVNLATGTVYEAINLGWENEYPLRDLLEVETSLPVMIDNDANCAALGEMWKGAGNGAKDLVCITLGTGVGGGVIANGDILHGISGAAGEIGHITSKLEGGVPCNCGKTGCLETIASATGIVRIANEKLAEKENAGDLAERYMKNGAITSKDVFDCASNHDPLANEIIDEVAYYLGLALANVANTLNPEKIVLGGGVSKAGEVLLKPVKEYFKKFAFPRVAVSTKILIATLGNDAGVIGAAWLVKNRIVQK from the coding sequence ATGGCTGAAAAGTGGATTGTTGGGGTGGATCTTGGCGGAACAACGACAAAACTTGCATTTATTACAACTTATGGTGGGATTGTTCATAAATGGGAAATCCCAACTGACAAATCCGATAACGGGAAAAAAATTACAACGAATATTGCAAAAGCAATCGACCGAAAACTGGAAGAACTTGATCAGCCAAAAAGCAAGCTGATTGGAATCGGTATCGGAGCACCGGGTCCTGTTAATTTAGCAACAGGAACCGTTTACGAAGCTATCAATCTTGGCTGGGAAAATGAGTACCCTTTAAGAGATTTATTGGAAGTGGAAACTTCCCTGCCTGTTATGATTGATAATGATGCAAATTGTGCTGCATTAGGAGAAATGTGGAAAGGGGCCGGCAACGGAGCAAAAGACTTAGTTTGTATAACGCTTGGAACAGGTGTTGGCGGAGGTGTAATCGCAAACGGAGACATCCTTCATGGAATCAGTGGTGCTGCAGGTGAAATAGGCCATATTACATCAAAACTAGAAGGTGGAGTTCCGTGTAATTGTGGAAAAACGGGTTGTCTTGAAACAATTGCTTCGGCAACGGGTATTGTCCGTATCGCAAATGAAAAGCTTGCCGAAAAAGAAAATGCAGGGGATTTGGCAGAAAGATATATGAAAAACGGTGCGATTACTTCAAAGGATGTTTTCGATTGTGCGAGCAATCACGATCCGCTTGCCAATGAAATAATTGATGAAGTAGCTTATTACCTAGGATTAGCGCTTGCCAATGTAGCGAACACTCTTAATCCTGAAAAGATTGTTTTAGGCGGCGGTGTTTCGAAAGCCGGTGAAGTGCTTTTAAAACCTGTCAAAGAATATTTTAAAAAATTTGCTTTTCCAAGAGTGGCTGTATCCACCAAAATTTTGATAGCGACACTCGGAAATGATGCAGGTGTTATTGGAGCAGCATGGCTTGTTAAGAATAGAATTGTTCAAAAGTAA
- a CDS encoding M14 family metallopeptidase translates to MKVRARSGDSFWYYSQLFRIPLNLITDSNPDLNPARLQIGQEIEIPGFISRSYTIRENDTFWKLSATGNMSVDALLLLNQNVNPNQLKAGENILLPVRVTSPIVNGKREYNYQVLQADINKLKEIYPFLNINLIGKSVFGLPIQQIRLGNGQKKVQMNASFHANEWITTSILMSYLNTFLLSLTNSTLIRGLSTLPLYNSVDLTIIPMVNPDGVNLVLNGPPEEMRESVMKINKGSTDYTGWKGNIRGIDLNKQFPAKWEIEKERKEPKAPAPRDYPGDTPLTEPEAIEMANLARMIDFDRMLAFHTQGKEFYWGYEGLEPSESERIANEFARVSGYKSVRYIDSHAGYRDWFIQEFRRPGFTIELGEGTNPLPLSQFDQIYEEVLGIFLAALYM, encoded by the coding sequence ATGAAAGTTCGAGCTCGGTCCGGTGATTCTTTCTGGTATTATAGTCAGCTTTTTCGAATTCCATTGAATTTGATTACTGATTCAAATCCTGATCTTAACCCTGCCAGATTACAAATTGGGCAGGAAATAGAAATCCCAGGATTTATTTCAAGATCTTATACGATAAGAGAAAATGATACTTTTTGGAAGCTTTCTGCCACCGGCAATATGTCAGTTGATGCCTTGCTGCTTTTGAATCAAAATGTCAATCCTAATCAGTTAAAGGCAGGAGAAAATATACTTTTGCCGGTTAGGGTAACTTCTCCCATTGTAAACGGGAAGAGAGAATACAATTATCAGGTTTTACAGGCTGATATTAACAAATTAAAGGAAATATATCCATTTTTAAATATAAACTTGATAGGAAAAAGTGTGTTTGGATTGCCTATACAACAAATAAGGCTCGGGAATGGACAAAAAAAGGTACAAATGAATGCTTCATTCCATGCGAATGAATGGATCACGACTTCAATTCTAATGAGTTATTTAAACACTTTCCTCCTTTCTTTAACAAATTCAACCTTGATTAGAGGATTATCTACACTTCCTCTTTATAACAGTGTTGACCTTACAATAATCCCTATGGTTAATCCGGATGGAGTCAATTTAGTTTTAAACGGGCCTCCGGAAGAAATGAGGGAAAGTGTCATGAAAATAAATAAAGGCAGTACCGATTATACCGGCTGGAAGGGAAATATTCGCGGTATAGACCTTAATAAACAATTTCCGGCAAAGTGGGAAATTGAAAAAGAAAGAAAAGAACCTAAAGCTCCTGCACCAAGAGATTATCCAGGTGATACCCCGCTTACCGAACCGGAGGCTATTGAAATGGCAAATCTGGCTAGAATGATTGATTTTGACAGGATGCTTGCATTCCATACGCAAGGAAAAGAATTTTATTGGGGATATGAAGGATTGGAACCTTCGGAATCTGAAAGAATAGCAAATGAATTTGCAAGAGTGAGCGGTTATAAATCGGTCCGTTACATTGACAGTCATGCAGGATATAGAGATTGGTTTATACAGGAATTTCGCCGCCCTGGATTTACGATCGAATTAGGGGAGGGCACAAATCCATTGCCACTTTCTCAATTTGATCAAATTTATGAGGAAGTTTTGGGAATTTTTCTGGCAGCTTTATACATGTAG
- a CDS encoding LTA synthase family protein — MRKFKWPKVSLFAIATVLLWLKTYIVYKTSFDIKIENWKQEFILFINPLSFLLFIFGISLFLKEKNQNRYILITSFLVSAVLFANVVFYRFFNDFLTIPVLFQTSNMSDLGSSVNELLNLSDFLYFSDFIILALIVKFKPKFVGYREYSKVHRRAYFLIAIAIAFLNLGLAETERPQLLTRTFDREMLIKNIGTYNYHIYDAFLQSKSSAQRAFADGSELADIDNYVRANYKQPNNDMFGIAKGKNVILVSMESTQSFVLNRTVNGQEITPFLNDFIKESYYFDNFYHQTGQGKTSDSEFIVENSLYPLSRGAVFFTHSGNEYTATPEILNKYGYFTASLHANNKSFWNRDIMYKSLGYQRFYDINDYEVNEENSVGWGLKDMDFFEQSIKHLKEMPKPFYAKLITLTNHFPFELKEEDMLIEPYTSNDKTVNNYFTTVRYEDEALKNFIQKLKDEGLYEDSIIILYGDHYGISENHNKAMSEYLGQEITPFVSTQLQRVPLIIHIPGHKSKTISTVSGQIDLKPTILHLLGIDTKQDIQFGSDLFSKNKMDFAVLRDGSFITKDYVYTRETCYDKATGEPVANKNACEPYMEKAKNELEYSDKIIYGDLLRFYEKTKYRDKGNGINKEIE, encoded by the coding sequence ATGCGTAAATTTAAATGGCCAAAGGTGTCATTGTTTGCAATTGCGACAGTGCTTCTTTGGCTAAAAACGTATATTGTCTACAAAACTAGCTTTGATATAAAAATTGAAAACTGGAAGCAGGAATTTATCTTATTTATTAATCCACTTAGCTTCCTGTTATTTATTTTTGGCATTAGTTTATTTCTAAAGGAAAAAAATCAAAACCGGTATATTTTGATTACTAGCTTTCTAGTGTCTGCCGTTTTGTTTGCAAACGTTGTCTTTTACAGGTTTTTTAATGATTTCCTGACTATACCGGTCTTGTTCCAAACAAGCAATATGAGCGATCTAGGAAGCAGTGTAAATGAATTATTGAATTTAAGTGATTTTTTGTATTTCTCTGACTTTATTATTCTCGCTTTAATTGTCAAATTCAAACCAAAATTTGTTGGTTATCGCGAGTATTCAAAGGTGCACAGACGAGCATATTTTTTAATCGCAATTGCCATCGCTTTCTTAAATCTGGGCCTTGCAGAAACTGAACGCCCGCAGCTTTTGACGCGGACATTTGACCGTGAAATGCTGATAAAAAATATTGGGACATACAATTACCATATTTACGATGCTTTTCTTCAGTCAAAGTCTTCTGCTCAGCGGGCGTTTGCTGACGGCAGTGAATTAGCGGACATCGACAACTATGTTCGTGCTAATTATAAGCAGCCTAACAATGACATGTTTGGTATTGCAAAAGGAAAAAATGTCATTTTAGTATCGATGGAATCAACACAAAGCTTTGTTCTCAATCGAACAGTGAATGGTCAAGAAATTACGCCGTTCTTAAATGATTTTATTAAAGAAAGCTATTACTTTGATAATTTTTACCACCAAACAGGCCAGGGGAAAACATCCGATTCTGAGTTTATCGTGGAGAATTCACTATACCCATTAAGCCGTGGTGCGGTATTCTTTACTCACTCTGGAAATGAATATACAGCAACTCCGGAAATTTTGAATAAATACGGATATTTTACTGCATCTTTGCATGCAAATAACAAAAGCTTTTGGAATAGAGATATTATGTATAAATCACTTGGCTATCAACGTTTCTATGATATTAACGACTATGAAGTCAATGAAGAAAATTCAGTTGGCTGGGGCTTAAAGGACATGGATTTCTTTGAACAGTCTATAAAGCACTTAAAGGAAATGCCAAAACCTTTTTATGCAAAATTGATTACATTAACAAACCACTTTCCATTTGAGTTAAAAGAAGAAGATATGTTAATTGAGCCGTATACTTCAAATGATAAAACTGTAAATAATTATTTTACAACCGTACGTTATGAGGATGAAGCTTTGAAGAACTTTATCCAAAAATTAAAAGACGAAGGACTTTATGAGGACTCGATTATTATTCTTTATGGAGATCATTATGGAATTTCAGAAAACCATAATAAAGCGATGAGTGAATACCTTGGTCAGGAAATAACACCATTTGTAAGCACGCAGCTGCAAAGGGTTCCGCTAATTATTCATATACCTGGACATAAAAGCAAAACGATTTCAACTGTTTCAGGGCAAATCGACCTAAAGCCGACAATTCTGCATTTGCTTGGTATTGATACGAAACAAGACATTCAATTCGGTTCAGATTTATTCTCTAAAAACAAAATGGATTTTGCTGTCTTAAGGGATGGTAGTTTTATTACGAAAGATTATGTGTATACACGTGAAACATGTTATGATAAGGCAACCGGTGAACCTGTAGCAAATAAGAACGCATGTGAACCATATATGGAAAAAGCAAAAAATGAACTTGAATATTCTGATAAAATTATTTATGGGGACTTATTGCGGTTCTATGAAAAGACAAAATACCGTGATAAAGGAAATGGAATAAATAAAGAAATTGAATAG